A DNA window from Procambarus clarkii isolate CNS0578487 chromosome 75, FALCON_Pclarkii_2.0, whole genome shotgun sequence contains the following coding sequences:
- the LOC123771824 gene encoding involucrin-like, which translates to MPRPTPPSTNQHLQAEEGNYKQRETPTSTGQHTQALAGTYKYRPAPTITGRHLHAQAGTYKHRPAPTITGRHLQSQGGTYKHRAAPTSTGRHLQAQGGTYKHRAAPTSTGRHLQAQGGTYKHRAAPTSTGRHLQAQAGTYKHRPASTSIGRLLQAQAGTYKQRQAPTNTDRHLQAQTGTNKHRPASTSRGRHLQVQAGTYKHRLAPTNTGWHLQTQAGIYKFRLAPTNTGWHLQTQAGTYKHRLAPTNTGWHLQTQAGTYKHRLAPTNTGWHLQTQAGTYKHRLAPTNTGWHLQTQAGTYKHRLAPTNTDRHLQAKASTDQHSLAPSSTAHHSQAHVSAYKMRQELRSPGRLLQVQASSYKHRPAHSSTGLPQQAEEGTFKHTPAPTSTIRHLQAKAGNYKPWPPPSNPVQYLQAQADSHNPRPAPARSGRYLQAQAGTYKHRLALTSTNAQYNMLIH; encoded by the exons ATGCCTAGACCGACCCCTCCAAGCACAAACCAGCACCTACAAGCTGAGGAAGGGAATTACAAGCAGAGGGAGACACCAACAAGCACAGGTCAGCACACACAAGCACTGGCCGGCACCTACAAATACAGGCCGGCACCTACAATCACAGGCCGGCACCTACATGCACAAGCCGGCACCTACAAGCACAGGCCGGCACCTACAATCACAGGGCGGCACCTACAATCACAGGGCGGCACCTACAAGCACAGGGCGGCACCTACAAGCACAGGGCGGCACCTACAAGCACAGGGCGGCACCTACAAGCACAGGGCGGCACCTACAAGCACAGGGCGGCACCTACAAGCACAGGGCGGCACCTACAAGCACAGGGCGGCACCTACAAGCACAGGCCGGCACCTACAAGCACAGGCCGGCACCTACAAGCACAGGCCGGCATCTACAAGCATAGGTCGGCTCCTACAAGCGCAGGCCGGCACCTACAAGCAGAGGCAGGCCCCTACAAACACAGATCGGCACCTACAAGCCCAGACCGGCACTAACAAACATAGGCCGGCATCTACAAGCAGAG GCCGGCATCTACAAGTTCAGGCTGGCACCTACAAACACAGGCTGGCACCTACAAACACAGGCTGGCACCTACAAACACAGGCCGGCATCTACAAGTTCAGGCTGGCACCTACAAACACAGGCTGGCACCTACAAACACAGGCTGGCACCTACAAACACAGGCTGGCACCTACAAACACAGGCTGGCACCTACAAACACAGGCCGGCACCTACAAACACAGGCTGGCACCTACAAACACAGGCTGGCACCTACAAACACAGGCTGGCACCTACAAACACAGGCTGGCACCTACAAACACAGGCTGGCACCTACAAACACAGGCTGGCACGTACAAACACAGGCTGGCACCTACAAACACAGACCGGCATCTGCAAGCCAAGGCCAGCACCGACCAGCACAGCCTGGCACCATCAAGCACAGCCCACCACTCACAAGCACACGTTAGCGCTTACAAGATGAGACAAGAACTTAGAAGTCCAGGCCGGCTCCTACAAGTACAGGCCTCTTCCTATAAGCACAGGCCAGCACATTCAAGCACAGGCCTACCCCAACAAGCTGAGGAAGGAACCTTCAAGCACACGCCGGCACCTACAAGCACAATCAGGCACCTACAAGCCAAGGCCGGCAACTACAAGCCCTGGCCGCCACCTTCAAACCCAGTTCAATACCTACAAGCACAGGCTGACTCCCACAATCCCAGACCGGCACCAGCAAGGTCAGGCCGGTACCTACAAGCTCAGGCCGGTACCTACAAGCACAGGCTAGCACTCACAAGCACAAATGCACAATACAATATGTTGATTCATTAG